The following coding sequences are from one Vulpes vulpes isolate BD-2025 chromosome 12, VulVul3, whole genome shotgun sequence window:
- the MINK1 gene encoding misshapen-like kinase 1 isoform X14: MGDPAPARSLDDIDLSALRDPAGIFELVEVVGNGTYGQVYKGRHVKTGQLAAIKVMDVTEDEEEEIKQEINMLKKYSHHRNIATYYGAFIKKSPPGNDDQLWLVMEFCGAGSVTDLVKNTKGNALKEDCIAYICREILRGLAHLHAHKVIHRDIKGQNVLLTENAEVKLVDFGVSAQLDRTVGRRNTFIGTPYWMAPEVIACDENPDATYDYRSDIWSLGITAIEMAEGAPPLCDMHPMRALFLIPRNPPPRLKSKKWSKKFTDFIDTCLIKTYLSRPPTEQLLKFPFIRDQPTERQVRIQLKDHIDRSRKKRGEKEETEYEYSGSEEEDDSHGEEGEPSSIMNVPGESTLRREFLRLQQENKSNSEALKQQQQLQQQQQRDPEAHIKHLLHQRQRRIEEQKEERRRVEEQQRREREQRKLQEKEQQRLEDRQALRREEERRQAEREQEYIRHRLEEEQRQLEILQQQLLQEQALLLEYKRKQLEEQRQSERLQRQLQQEHAYLKSLQQQQQQQQKQQQPGLPTDRKPLYHYGRGSSPADKPAWAREVEERTRMNKQQNSPLAKTKPSSTGPEPPLPQAAPGPPGPLSQTPPMQRPVEPQEGPHKSLVAHRVPLKPYAAPVPRSQSLQDQPTRNLAAFPASHEPDPAVPTPTTTPSARGAVIRQNSDPTSEGPGPGPNPPAWVRPDTEAPPKVPQRTSSIAAALNTSGAGGARPTQAVRASNPDLRRSDPSWERPEGALPAHGHLPQAGSLERNRVGASSKLDSSPVLSPGNKAKPDDHRSRPGRPADFVLLKERALDDAPRPPKKAMDYSSSSEEVESSEDEDESNGEPSEGSRDPPGARDGDTDSVSTMVVHDVEEIAGTQTPYGGGTMTPEEERSLLHADSNGYTNLPDVVQPSHSPTESGKGQSPPSKDGGSDYQSRGLVKAPGKSSFTMFVDLGIYQPGGSGDTIPITALVGGEGGRLDQLQYDVRKGSVVNVNPTNTRAHSETPEIRKYKKRFNSEILCAALWGVNLLVGTENGLMLLDRSGQGKVYGLIGRRRFQQMDVLEGLNLLITISGKRNKLRVYYLSWLRNKILHNDPDVEKKQGWTTVGDMEGCGHYRVVKYERIKFLVIALKSSVEVYAWAPKPYHKFMAFKSFADLPHRPLLVDLTVEEGQRLKVIYGSSAGFHAVDVDSGNSYDIYIPVHIQSQITPHAIIFLPNTDGMEMLLCYEDEGVYVNTYGRIIKDVVLQWGEMPTSVAYICSNQIMGWGEKAIEIRSVETGHLDGVFMHKRAQRLKFLCERNDKVFFASVRSGGSSQVYFMTLNRNCIMNW, encoded by the exons CTGGTGATGGAGTTCTGTGGGGCTGGCTCCGTGACAGACCTAGTGAAGAACACAAAGGGGAATGCCCTGAAGGAGGACTGTATCGCCTACATTTGCAGGGAGATTCTCCGG ggtCTGGCCCATCTCCATGCCCACAAGGTGATCCATCGAGACATCAAAGGGCAGAACGTGCTGTTGACAGAGAACGCCGAGGTCAAGCTAG TGGACTTTGGGGTGAGTGCTCAGCTGGACCGCACCGTGGGCAGGCGGAACACTTTCATTGGGACCCCCTACTGGATGGCCCCAGAGGTCATCGCCTGTGATGAGAACCCGGATGCCACCTACGACTACAGG AGTGACATTTGGTCTCTAGGAATCACAGCCATCGAGATGGCAGAGGGGGCCCCCC CTCTGTGTGACATGCACCCCATGCGAGCCCTCTTCCTCATCCCACGGAACCCACCCCCCAGACTCAAGTCCAAGAAATG GTCTAAGAAGTTCACTGACTTCATTGACACGTGTCTTATCAAGACCTACTTGAGCCGCCCACCCACAGAGCAGCTGCTCAAGTTCCCCTTCATCCGGGACCAGCCCACAGAGCGGCAGGTCCGCATCCAGCTCAAGGACCACATCGACCGCTCCCGCAAGAAGCGAGGCGAGAAAG AGGAGACGGAGTACGAGTACAGCGGCAGTGAGGAGGAGGATGACAGCCATGGAGAGGAGGGCGAGCCCAG CTCTATCATGAACGTGCCGGGGGAATCCACACTGCGCCGGGAGTTCCTGCGGCTGCAGCAGGAGAACAAGAGCAACTCTGAGGCTTTGAAGCAGCaacagcagctgcagcagcagcagcaacgaGACCCTGAGGCACACATCAAGCATCTCCTTCACCAGCGCCAGCGCCGCAttgaggagcagaaggaagagcGGCGGCGCGTGGAGGAG CAACAGCGGCGGGAGCGGGAGCAGCGGAAGCtgcaggagaaggagcagcagcGCCTGGAGGACCGGCAGGCCCTGCGGCGGGAGGAGGAGAGGCGGCAGGCCGAGCGGGAGCAG gagtATATTCGTCACAGGCTAGAGGAGGAGCAGCGGCAGCTCGAGATCCTCCAGCAACAGCTgctccaggaacaggccctgcTGCTG GAGTACAAGCGGAAGCAGCTGGAGGAGCAGCGGCAGTCCGAGCGGCTCCAGAGGCAGCTGCAGCAGGAGCACGCCTACCTCAAGtccctgcagcagcagcagcagcagcagcagaagcagcagcagccggGCTTGCCAACCGATAGGAAGCCGCTATACCACTACGGCCGGGGCAGCAGTCCCGCTGACAAGCCTGCCTGGGCACGAGAG GTTGAGGAGAGGACGAGGATGAACAAGCAGCAGAACTCCCCCTTGGCCAAGACCAAGCcaagcagcacagggcctgagcccccccttccccaggccGCCCCTGGGCCTCCGGGCCCCCTTTCCCAAACTCCGCCTATGCAGAGGCCGGTGGAGCCCCAGGAGGGACCGCACAAG AGCCTGGTGGCACACCGGGTCCCACTGAAGCCATATGCAGCGCCTGTACCCCGATCCCAGTCCCTGCAGGACCAGCCCACCCGAAACCTGGCTGCCTTCCCAGCCTCCCATGAGCCTGACCCCGCCGTCCCCACGCCCACCACCACACCCAGCGCCCGAGGAGCCGTCATCCGCCAGAATTCAGATCCCACCTCCGAAGGGCCTGGCCCCGGCCCAAACCCCCCAGCCTGGGTCCGGCCGGATACTGAGGCCCCCCCTAAG gTGCCTCAGAGGACCTCCTCCATTGCTGCCGCGCTCAACACCAGTGGGGCCGGAGGGGCCCGGCCCACTCAGGCTGTCCGCGCCAG CAACCCCGACCTCAGGAGGAGCGACCCCAGCTGGGAGCGGCCGGAAGGTGCCCTCCCCGCTCACGGGCACCTGCCCCAGGCTGGCTCGCTGGAGCGGAACCGTGTAGGAG CCTCCTCCAAACTGGATAGCTCCCCAGTGCTCTCCCCTGGGAACAAAGCCAAGCCTGATGACCACCGCTCACGGCCAGGCCGGCCCGCA gATTTCGTGCTGTTGAAGGAGCGAGCCCTGGACGATGCCCCAAGGCCACCCAAGAAGGCCATGGACTACTCATCCTCCAGTGAGGAGGTGGAGAGCAGTGAAGATGAGGACGAAAGCAACGGCGAGCCCTCAGAGGGGAGCAGAGACCCCCCTGGGGCCCg CGACGGGGACACGGACAGCGTCAGCACCATGGTGGTCCACGACGTGGAAGAGATAGCTGGGACCCAGACCCCCTATGGGGGTGGCACCATG ACTCCTGAAGAGGAGCGCAGCCTGCTGCACGCAGACAGCAATGGCTACACAAACCTGCCAGACGTCGTCCAGCCCAGCCACTCGCCCACCGAGAGCGGCAAAGGTCAAAGCCCCCCCTCGAAGGATGGAGGTAGTGAT tACCAGTCTCGTGGGCTGGTAAAGGCCCCTGGCAAGAGCTCATTCACGATGTTTGTGGACCTAGGGATCTACCAGCCTGGAGGCAGTGGGGATACCATCCCCATCACAG ccttggtggggggagagggcgGCCGGCTGGATCAGCTCCAGTACGACGTGCGTAAAGGCTCCGTGGTCAACGTGAACCCCACCAACACCCGTGCCCACAGCGAGACCCCCGAGATTCGCAAGTACAAGAAGCGGTTCAATTCAGAGATCCTCTGTGCAGCTCTTTGGG GTGTCAACCTGCTGGTGGGCACAGAGAATGGCCTGATGCTATTGGACCGGAGCGGGCAGGGCAAGGTGTACGGGCTCATCGGGCGGCGGCGCTTCCAGCAAATGGATGTCCTAGAAGGGCTCAACTTGCTCATCACCATCTCAG GGAAAAGGAATAAACTGCGGGTGTACTACCTGTCCTGGCTCCGGAACAAGATTCTGCACAATGACCCGGACGTGGAGAAGAAGCAGGGCTGGACCACTGTGGGCGACATGGAGGGCTGCGGGCACTACCGCGTGG TGAAGTACGAGCGCATTAAGTTCCTGGTCATTGCGCTGAAGAGCTCCGTGGAGGTGTACGCCTGGGCCCCCAAACCCTACCACAAGTTCATGGCCTTCAAG tcCTTTGCAGATCTCCCTCACCGCCCTCTGCTGGTTGACCTGACTGTGGAGGAGGGTCAGCGGCTCAAGGTCATCTATGGCTCCAGTGCCGGCTTCCATGCTGTGGACGTGGACTCGGGGAACAGCTATGACATCTACATCCCTGTGCAC ATCCAGAGCCAGATCACACCCCATGCCATCATCTTCCTCCCCAACACTGACGGCATGGAGATGCTGCTGTGCTACGAGGACGAAGGTGTCTATGTCAACACATATGGGCGGATCATTAAGGACGTGGTGCTGCAGTGGGGAGAGATGCCCACCTCTGTGG cctACATCTGCTCCAACCAGATCATGGGCTGGGGTGAGAAAGCCATTGAGATCCGCTCGGTGGAGACAGGCCACCTGGACGGTGTCTTCATGCACAAACGAGCCCAGAGGCTCAAGTTCCTGTGCGAGCGGAATGACAAG GTGTTTTTCGCCTCCGTCCGCTCTGGGGGCAGCAGCCAAGTTTACTTCATGACGCTGAACCGAAACTGCATCATGAACTGGTGA
- the MINK1 gene encoding misshapen-like kinase 1 isoform X8 yields MGDPAPARSLDDIDLSALRDPAGIFELVEVVGNGTYGQVYKGRHVKTGQLAAIKVMDVTEDEEEEIKQEINMLKKYSHHRNIATYYGAFIKKSPPGNDDQLWLVMEFCGAGSVTDLVKNTKGNALKEDCIAYICREILRGLAHLHAHKVIHRDIKGQNVLLTENAEVKLVDFGVSAQLDRTVGRRNTFIGTPYWMAPEVIACDENPDATYDYRSDIWSLGITAIEMAEGAPPLCDMHPMRALFLIPRNPPPRLKSKKWSKKFTDFIDTCLIKTYLSRPPTEQLLKFPFIRDQPTERQVRIQLKDHIDRSRKKRGEKEETEYEYSGSEEEDDSHGEEGEPSSIMNVPGESTLRREFLRLQQENKSNSEALKQQQQLQQQQQRDPEAHIKHLLHQRQRRIEEQKEERRRVEEQQRREREQRKLQEKEQQRLEDRQALRREEERRQAEREQEYIRHRLEEEQRQLEILQQQLLQEQALLLEYKRKQLEEQRQSERLQRQLQQEHAYLKSLQQQQQQQQKQQQPGLPTDRKPLYHYGRGSSPADKPAWAREVEERTRMNKQQNSPLAKTKPSSTGPEPPLPQAAPGPPGPLSQTPPMQRPVEPQEGPHKSLQDQPTRNLAAFPASHEPDPAVPTPTTTPSARGAVIRQNSDPTSEGPGPGPNPPAWVRPDTEAPPKVPQRTSSIAAALNTSGAGGARPTQAVRARPRSNSAWQIYLQRRAERGTPKSPGPPAQPPGPPNACSNPDLRRSDPSWERPEGALPAHGHLPQAGSLERNRVGASSKLDSSPVLSPGNKAKPDDHRSRPGRPADFVLLKERALDDAPRPPKKAMDYSSSSEEVESSEDEDESNGEPSEGSRDPPGARDGDTDSVSTMVVHDVEEIAGTQTPYGGGTMTPEEERSLLHADSNGYTNLPDVVQPSHSPTESGKGQSPPSKDGGSDYQSRGLVKAPGKSSFTMFVDLGIYQPGGSGDTIPITALVGGEGGRLDQLQYDVRKGSVVNVNPTNTRAHSETPEIRKYKKRFNSEILCAALWGVNLLVGTENGLMLLDRSGQGKVYGLIGRRRFQQMDVLEGLNLLITISGKRNKLRVYYLSWLRNKILHNDPDVEKKQGWTTVGDMEGCGHYRVVKYERIKFLVIALKSSVEVYAWAPKPYHKFMAFKSFADLPHRPLLVDLTVEEGQRLKVIYGSSAGFHAVDVDSGNSYDIYIPVHIQSQITPHAIIFLPNTDGMEMLLCYEDEGVYVNTYGRIIKDVVLQWGEMPTSVAYICSNQIMGWGEKAIEIRSVETGHLDGVFMHKRAQRLKFLCERNDKVFFASVRSGGSSQVYFMTLNRNCIMNW; encoded by the exons CTGGTGATGGAGTTCTGTGGGGCTGGCTCCGTGACAGACCTAGTGAAGAACACAAAGGGGAATGCCCTGAAGGAGGACTGTATCGCCTACATTTGCAGGGAGATTCTCCGG ggtCTGGCCCATCTCCATGCCCACAAGGTGATCCATCGAGACATCAAAGGGCAGAACGTGCTGTTGACAGAGAACGCCGAGGTCAAGCTAG TGGACTTTGGGGTGAGTGCTCAGCTGGACCGCACCGTGGGCAGGCGGAACACTTTCATTGGGACCCCCTACTGGATGGCCCCAGAGGTCATCGCCTGTGATGAGAACCCGGATGCCACCTACGACTACAGG AGTGACATTTGGTCTCTAGGAATCACAGCCATCGAGATGGCAGAGGGGGCCCCCC CTCTGTGTGACATGCACCCCATGCGAGCCCTCTTCCTCATCCCACGGAACCCACCCCCCAGACTCAAGTCCAAGAAATG GTCTAAGAAGTTCACTGACTTCATTGACACGTGTCTTATCAAGACCTACTTGAGCCGCCCACCCACAGAGCAGCTGCTCAAGTTCCCCTTCATCCGGGACCAGCCCACAGAGCGGCAGGTCCGCATCCAGCTCAAGGACCACATCGACCGCTCCCGCAAGAAGCGAGGCGAGAAAG AGGAGACGGAGTACGAGTACAGCGGCAGTGAGGAGGAGGATGACAGCCATGGAGAGGAGGGCGAGCCCAG CTCTATCATGAACGTGCCGGGGGAATCCACACTGCGCCGGGAGTTCCTGCGGCTGCAGCAGGAGAACAAGAGCAACTCTGAGGCTTTGAAGCAGCaacagcagctgcagcagcagcagcaacgaGACCCTGAGGCACACATCAAGCATCTCCTTCACCAGCGCCAGCGCCGCAttgaggagcagaaggaagagcGGCGGCGCGTGGAGGAG CAACAGCGGCGGGAGCGGGAGCAGCGGAAGCtgcaggagaaggagcagcagcGCCTGGAGGACCGGCAGGCCCTGCGGCGGGAGGAGGAGAGGCGGCAGGCCGAGCGGGAGCAG gagtATATTCGTCACAGGCTAGAGGAGGAGCAGCGGCAGCTCGAGATCCTCCAGCAACAGCTgctccaggaacaggccctgcTGCTG GAGTACAAGCGGAAGCAGCTGGAGGAGCAGCGGCAGTCCGAGCGGCTCCAGAGGCAGCTGCAGCAGGAGCACGCCTACCTCAAGtccctgcagcagcagcagcagcagcagcagaagcagcagcagccggGCTTGCCAACCGATAGGAAGCCGCTATACCACTACGGCCGGGGCAGCAGTCCCGCTGACAAGCCTGCCTGGGCACGAGAG GTTGAGGAGAGGACGAGGATGAACAAGCAGCAGAACTCCCCCTTGGCCAAGACCAAGCcaagcagcacagggcctgagcccccccttccccaggccGCCCCTGGGCCTCCGGGCCCCCTTTCCCAAACTCCGCCTATGCAGAGGCCGGTGGAGCCCCAGGAGGGACCGCACAAG TCCCTGCAGGACCAGCCCACCCGAAACCTGGCTGCCTTCCCAGCCTCCCATGAGCCTGACCCCGCCGTCCCCACGCCCACCACCACACCCAGCGCCCGAGGAGCCGTCATCCGCCAGAATTCAGATCCCACCTCCGAAGGGCCTGGCCCCGGCCCAAACCCCCCAGCCTGGGTCCGGCCGGATACTGAGGCCCCCCCTAAG gTGCCTCAGAGGACCTCCTCCATTGCTGCCGCGCTCAACACCAGTGGGGCCGGAGGGGCCCGGCCCACTCAGGCTGTCCGCGCCAG ACCTCGCAGCAACTCCGCCTGGCAAATCTATCTGCAAAGGCGGGCAGAGCGGGGCACCCCCAAGTCTCCAGGGCCCCCCGCTCAGCCCCCTGGCCCGCCCAACGCCTGTAG CAACCCCGACCTCAGGAGGAGCGACCCCAGCTGGGAGCGGCCGGAAGGTGCCCTCCCCGCTCACGGGCACCTGCCCCAGGCTGGCTCGCTGGAGCGGAACCGTGTAGGAG CCTCCTCCAAACTGGATAGCTCCCCAGTGCTCTCCCCTGGGAACAAAGCCAAGCCTGATGACCACCGCTCACGGCCAGGCCGGCCCGCA gATTTCGTGCTGTTGAAGGAGCGAGCCCTGGACGATGCCCCAAGGCCACCCAAGAAGGCCATGGACTACTCATCCTCCAGTGAGGAGGTGGAGAGCAGTGAAGATGAGGACGAAAGCAACGGCGAGCCCTCAGAGGGGAGCAGAGACCCCCCTGGGGCCCg CGACGGGGACACGGACAGCGTCAGCACCATGGTGGTCCACGACGTGGAAGAGATAGCTGGGACCCAGACCCCCTATGGGGGTGGCACCATG ACTCCTGAAGAGGAGCGCAGCCTGCTGCACGCAGACAGCAATGGCTACACAAACCTGCCAGACGTCGTCCAGCCCAGCCACTCGCCCACCGAGAGCGGCAAAGGTCAAAGCCCCCCCTCGAAGGATGGAGGTAGTGAT tACCAGTCTCGTGGGCTGGTAAAGGCCCCTGGCAAGAGCTCATTCACGATGTTTGTGGACCTAGGGATCTACCAGCCTGGAGGCAGTGGGGATACCATCCCCATCACAG ccttggtggggggagagggcgGCCGGCTGGATCAGCTCCAGTACGACGTGCGTAAAGGCTCCGTGGTCAACGTGAACCCCACCAACACCCGTGCCCACAGCGAGACCCCCGAGATTCGCAAGTACAAGAAGCGGTTCAATTCAGAGATCCTCTGTGCAGCTCTTTGGG GTGTCAACCTGCTGGTGGGCACAGAGAATGGCCTGATGCTATTGGACCGGAGCGGGCAGGGCAAGGTGTACGGGCTCATCGGGCGGCGGCGCTTCCAGCAAATGGATGTCCTAGAAGGGCTCAACTTGCTCATCACCATCTCAG GGAAAAGGAATAAACTGCGGGTGTACTACCTGTCCTGGCTCCGGAACAAGATTCTGCACAATGACCCGGACGTGGAGAAGAAGCAGGGCTGGACCACTGTGGGCGACATGGAGGGCTGCGGGCACTACCGCGTGG TGAAGTACGAGCGCATTAAGTTCCTGGTCATTGCGCTGAAGAGCTCCGTGGAGGTGTACGCCTGGGCCCCCAAACCCTACCACAAGTTCATGGCCTTCAAG tcCTTTGCAGATCTCCCTCACCGCCCTCTGCTGGTTGACCTGACTGTGGAGGAGGGTCAGCGGCTCAAGGTCATCTATGGCTCCAGTGCCGGCTTCCATGCTGTGGACGTGGACTCGGGGAACAGCTATGACATCTACATCCCTGTGCAC ATCCAGAGCCAGATCACACCCCATGCCATCATCTTCCTCCCCAACACTGACGGCATGGAGATGCTGCTGTGCTACGAGGACGAAGGTGTCTATGTCAACACATATGGGCGGATCATTAAGGACGTGGTGCTGCAGTGGGGAGAGATGCCCACCTCTGTGG cctACATCTGCTCCAACCAGATCATGGGCTGGGGTGAGAAAGCCATTGAGATCCGCTCGGTGGAGACAGGCCACCTGGACGGTGTCTTCATGCACAAACGAGCCCAGAGGCTCAAGTTCCTGTGCGAGCGGAATGACAAG GTGTTTTTCGCCTCCGTCCGCTCTGGGGGCAGCAGCCAAGTTTACTTCATGACGCTGAACCGAAACTGCATCATGAACTGGTGA